AGCATACTGAGACGTCAGGGAAAGTCCTCCTACCTTGGGAAACGCAGCTCGTGACGCTAGTAAGCAGTTCGTTAAGGGAGCTTTGGCGCGCTCGAACTAGACACTAAGCCGGCGGGTCTGAACCTGGCCTTGGAGGCGGCTGTGAAACGTTGCGCTGTGCAGTTGGGCGAATGTATGCACCTGGGGGTGGGAGCGTTCACTGCTTTTATGAGGGGCTCAAAGGGATCTTTGATAtcgagaagtttttaaaaaacgatCACATTAGAGGGAGAGGCAGTGAAGACCGAGGTGACAGCCAGGCCAGCTGCGGGGCCGCCGGGGCTCCGAGGTCTCCCCCAGCGCCCAGGGAAGGGTGCGGGGTTCGGCCAGGCGGGCGCAGCCGGCATCGGACCCGGATGACGGGGGCGGGGCCAACGGAGCCACTGCCCGCCGCCTCCCCTTCCGGACCCGAGGGCGCCCGTGTTTACCTCTCGGTATTTGCCACCCGAGacaaagggggaagggagggatcTCCGAAGGGGAACTCCACCGGCGGGAAGCGCCTTACTGTAACACCCCACGAGAGGCGGGAACGGCTGCCCTCCCGCGCCCCGTCCCAGGTTCCCTGTCACCTCTGTCCTCCTTAGgttctgccccagccccagcggCGACGGGCCGAGCCGGGCAGTCGGGCCGCAGGGCGCGCTCCTCAGCCTCTCCCCTTCTGTTACGCTTTGGACGGGGCAGGGGAGACCCTGAGGACCACAGGGCCGAGCGGGCAGGGCCCCGAGGAGAGGACACCGCTGGGGCGCCGAGCAGAGGCGGAGGAGACAGGCCCTGGACTGTGGTCGGAGAAGGGGCAGagcgctgctgctgctgttaccTTCGTGCCAGGAAACCAAGCCGCCGCCGCCAACCCCTTGAGAACAACCCCCAGTCTCCCGGCTTGGTATTTTTAAATCTGGCGGGGCTTTCCCTTTCGGGCCAACCACTCCCCCCGTTTACCGCCCTAGCCAGTCAGCGTCGGGCCCGCCATTTTTCAAACCCTTTTCCCGCCGCCAATCAGCATCGAGCAGTACATTCCTCTCCTGACCGGTTCTAACGGGTCTGGGAGTTAACGACCTGGGCGACCCACCGAACCTGCTAGGCTGGGGCCGGAGGGAAGGGCCTGGCGAGAAACCGACCAATCGGAAGCCTCCGTGGAGGGGAGGCGGGGCCTCTCTGCGTTTGAATAATCATCAGAGCCAATCAGAGAGACGGGGGTGTGGCCTGCGGCCCGGCTCGTCAAGTTGCCGTGGCGCGGAGAACTCTGCAAAACAAGAGGCTGAGGATTGCGTTAGCGAGAAACCAGTTCACGCCGGAGCCCTTGGAAGGAAGCGTCTCTGCCGGACCGGCCGCTTGGCGGGACTCTGAGGAAAAGCTGCCACCAGGCAAGAGTCCCCTTCGGCCCCTCAGGTTCCTGGGCCTGCTGTTGCCCCTTCCTTCTTAGCCTCCTAGCCGGCGTGGGCGCTGTGGCCCTCGGGGTTCGGCCCTGCGGGCGGATCCGGGCTGCGGGCCGGTGCGGGCCGGGGGCTGTGGAGGGCGGGAAGCTCCCCCGGGCCCGGTTCCAAGAGTTGTTTGACCGTCGGTTGCGAGGCGACAGCCCTTTGAGTGCGGCTCGCGCCGTGGAAGCCGGCACGTTTCTGTCAGGAACGCGGTTGGGAGGGCGCCCGCGGCGTTCGCCGCCTCGGCCGGGCCGGGGGccagggcggcggcggcggcgcggccccgGGGAGGGCCTGGGGGTCCCGCGCGCGGAGCTCGGCCTGCGGGAGGGCGTGTGCGCGGGGGCGGTTCTGGGGGCGGCGGGCGGGTTTGGGCGGGAAGCTGAGTCCCGCCGCCCCCCACCGCCGTCACCCCGCCAGGTGGACGCCGCTCGGTGACCATGGGTAAAGGAGACCCCAACAAGCCGAGGGGCAAGATGTCCTCGTACGCCTTCTTCGTGCAGACCTGCCGGGAGGAGCACAAGAAGAAGCACCCGGACTCCTCCGTCAACTTCGCCGAGTTCTCCAAGAAGTGCTCGGAGCGGTGGAAGGTGAGGCGGCGCTCGCAGGTGGGGCTTCGGCCAGCCCCGGGCGGGGCGGTCCCCGGGAACCTGCAGCGTCCCCCGCCGAGCGCCCGCCCGAATAGTTTCTTTAGAGTTTTAAGCAGACTGTtttagggttttatttttaagatggctCTAGCAAAATGCTACTAACTAAGGAAAATGTAGCCCTGAAACAGATGATCTTGCACGTCTATAGTTTAcaactttgctgtatttttattgcttctttCGTGCCCATAGACCATGTCTGCAAAGGAAAAGTCAAAGTTTGAAGACATGGCAAAAAGTGACAAAGCTCGTTATGACAGGGAGATGAAAAATTATGTTCCTCCCAAAGGtgacaagaaaggaaagaagaaagatcccaATGCTCCTAAAAGACCTCCGTAAGTTTGCTTTAAAGTCAATCAAATTGCCCCTTGACGTTTCAGTTTATTAACTCTGTTGCTTCCTTTCAGATCTGCCTTCTTCCTGTTTTGCTCTGAACATCGCCCAAAGATCAAAAGTGAACACCCCGGCTTATCCATTGGGGATACTGCAAAAAAATTGGGTGAAATGTGGTCTGAACAGTCAGCCAAAGATAAACAACCGTATGAACAGAAAGCAGCTAAGCTAAAGGAGAAATACGAAAAGGTACATCGTCTTTTTTAAAGCCAACGTTAAAATTAGGTAGATGTTTTCTAAATAGATGTTAGAAAAATAGGTATAAACTGTAGATAGTTGGGAAGTCTAGATAATCTTGTATTAATGGTTGTCAGCTATGTTTAGAAACATAAAAATTGTACACTTAAGCAGCAGAAGCTAATTGGAACCTCCTCTCTTTTGACTGGAGCTGGTGGTTGTAGCGCTGGTAGATTTCATTTGTAGTTACATAGGTCTCTTAGTTTGAAAAAAGAGGGGGTCGATGTATTGTTTTATGTAGATATATCTGAAATGTGAAGTTGGGGGGGGGGCTTTGTGATGTAAACGGATATTGGTAGTGAAAGTACTGACATTGATCTAATACAACCCCATCATTTTGGATCAGTAGCTTTCTAAAGCCTGGAGGGAGCAAATGCTCTCAAGACTGAGTCAGACTCTGAATACCTTTTTAAACTGTCGCCAGGATTATTGGTCAATAATCTTAGATTGTTTACAACTTAGTGGTTTTCACAGTTGAGTAATGACCCCGGATgctgattttatttctctgacaATATTTCAGGATATTGCTGCATACCGTGCCAAGGGCAAAAGTGAAGCCGGAAAGAAGGGCCCTGGCAGGCCAACAGGCTCAAAGAAGAAGAATGAACcagaagatgaggaggaagaggaagaggaggaagaagatgaagatgaggaggaagaggaagaggatgaagaATAAATGGCTATCTTGTAATGTGTGTGGAGTGTGCGTGTGTGCTCAGGCAATTATTTTTGCTAAGAATGTGAATTCAAGTGCAGCTCAATATTTAGCTTCAGTATAAAAActgtacagatttttgtataGCTGATAAGATTCTTTGtagagaaaatactttttttaaagttcaggTTGTAGCTTTTTGAGGGGCTACTACATACAGTTAGATTTTAAAGCTTCTGATGTTGAATGTTTCTGAATATTTAATGGTTTGTTTAATTTCTTGACTTGTGTATGGTAGCACAGCAAACTCGTAGGAATTAGTATCAATagtaaattttcagttttttagaatgttgcattttgttttttaaaaaaatttttgtaataaaattatgtatattatttctATCGTCTTTGTCTTATATGCTAAATTAACTTCCACTTTAAAAAGCACTTCTGGTCTGGAACCATGTCAACTTTTTTGTATTTCTGCCTAACAGTTCTTAGACACAGttcatttagtaaaatatttgcttaaaagAAAGTCAGATATACCCATATTCCTATTTGCAAAGTGTTCTTTAAAAATCAATCTGGAATTTAATCAACTTTAGAAATTTAGGCAGTTTCACAAAATGAGTAAGTTTCATTCTTGACATTTCTGTTCACTTATTAGCTAACTtaggtctctttttttttttttttaactgagactTATCTTGAgggaaactttttctttaatgtgaGGCAGAGGACCTAATGCAGTGAATCCATACCTAAAAAAGCTGTAAACTGTTAAAAACATCATTAGTAACAAagttaaatttttgttgaaagtgAACTAGTTCAAGGTGGAATACAAGAATGAATTTTGAGttaaatcttaaaaattagtGTGGCCTTAAGCTTTAGAATTCTGAGTAACTTTACTTACCTAAGAAAGCATGTGAGATGGTTGTTTTGATTTCCCATGATTGCAATTTGACTAAATTTCACTAGGATTTATACAGAGGAAAGCAGTTATTTGAGAAATGTTCATTTGAGGAAGCAGTTGCTTGTATCTGAATTGAGATAACTTTCTAATGCTTACCAGGTTGTTATTGGAAGTTGACCATCTGTCGGCTAAGTGATTACAGAAGAAACCTTTTTGTTGATAGTTTTATAGGTGAACCTGACAATCTTTGTTACCTATCCAGTTTTAAAATAGAAGCCAAAATAATTATTACCTAACCATGGGAGCTTTGGTTGTCTCTCTTATGCTGTATTTGGTAAggattatttcatttcttaagcaggaaatacaaaaattttg
The genomic region above belongs to Equus caballus isolate H_3958 breed thoroughbred chromosome 2, TB-T2T, whole genome shotgun sequence and contains:
- the HMGB2 gene encoding high mobility group protein B2; its protein translation is MGKGDPNKPRGKMSSYAFFVQTCREEHKKKHPDSSVNFAEFSKKCSERWKTMSAKEKSKFEDMAKSDKARYDREMKNYVPPKGDKKGKKKDPNAPKRPPSAFFLFCSEHRPKIKSEHPGLSIGDTAKKLGEMWSEQSAKDKQPYEQKAAKLKEKYEKDIAAYRAKGKSEAGKKGPGRPTGSKKKNEPEDEEEEEEEEEDEDEEEEEEDEE